In Melopsittacus undulatus isolate bMelUnd1 chromosome 6, bMelUnd1.mat.Z, whole genome shotgun sequence, the following proteins share a genomic window:
- the LOC101875361 gene encoding autoimmune regulator, whose product MAGPGGEGDLWRLLKLHRTEIAMAVDDIFPLLHALADHDVVPEHIFKETLSRTEHEGSHRAFHGLLTWLLGQDTAAIRDFWEVLFKDYNLERYTRLRPLRSAFPREVELGRQHRGRRLSPSPMAPHRPQGKRRALEERDGARAVQPSPQHTASPGPLVKVRTVKKPEGVDALHAPRGGALQAAATSVQRAVAVASSEVPVTQGTIKGILIKHTLEPGSSKVGSKAGDELYATATCEEPGARSRSRSLRPPAQPKASQSSGEPRMHPQDQLLTPTVHSQDPVPHQENEDECAVCGDGGELICCDGCPRAFHLACLVPPLPRVPSGTWQCGSCVATAAESSRLQEVNAAVERTPDTLGEEACGAQGSGGDGGVCSHCFTQIPAPQHCSAPSRDPRRLLLCPSCVTTPDTGRLESTTVASNHPLQAAKAEDGSLGSDPVLGRNELDALLGEGAWDGILQWAFQSMARPLADTHGLFA is encoded by the exons ATGGCAGGGCCGGGTGGTGAGGGGGACCTGTGGCGCCTGCTGAAGCTGCACCGCACTGAGATTGCCATGGCAGTGGATGACATCTTCCCGCTGCTGCATGCCTTAGCTGACCACGATGTTGTCCCCGAGCACATCTTCAAG GAGACGCTGAGCCGAACGGAGCATGAGGGTTCCCACCGTGCCTTCCATGGACTGCTCACCTGGCTGTTGGGCCAAGACACTGCTGCCATCCGGGACTTCTGGGAAGTGCTCTTCAAGGACTACAACCTGGAGCGGTACACACGACTCCGGCCCCTCCGCAGTGCCTTCCCCAGAG AGGTGGAGCTGGGGCGGCAGCACCGTGGCAGGCGtctctcccccagccccatggcaccgCACAGACCCCAAGGCAAGAGGAGAGCACTTGAGGAGCGGGATGGAGCCCGAGCTGTGCAGCCCTCCCCACAGCACACTGCCAGCCCTG GGCCCCTGGTGAAGGTGAGGACTGTGAAGAAGCCAGAGGGTGTGGATGCCCTTCATGCCCCTCGTGGCGGTG ccctccaggcagcagccacctcTGTGCAGAGAGCAGTGGCTGTGGCAAGCAGTGAGGTGCCTGTCACTCAAGGGACCATCAAGGGCATCCTCATCAAACACACACTGGAACCAG GCAGCTCCAAAGtgggcagcaaagctggggaCGAGCTGTATGCCACAGCCACCTGTGAGGAGCCGGGTGCCAGGAGCAGAAGCCGCAGCCTGAGGCCTCCTGCCCAGCCCAAGGCATCCCAAAGT AGTGGGGAGCCCCGAATGCACCCCCAGGACCAGCTGCTGACACCCACTGTGCACAGCCAGGACCCTGTGCCACACCAG GAGAACGAGGACGAGTGTGCGGTGTGCGGTGACGGTGGTGAGCTCATCTGCTGTGATGGCTGCCCCAGGGCCTTCCACCTCGCCTGCCTGGTACCCCCATTGCCCCGTGTCCCCAG TGGGACATGGCAGTGTGGCTCTTGTGTGGCGACTGCGGCTGAGTCAAGCAGGCTGCAGGAGGTGAATGCAGCTGTGGAGAGAACCCCGGACACCCTGGGGGAGGAGGCATGTGGAGCCCAGGGCAGCGGAGGTGATGGCGGTGTCTGCAGCCATTGCTTCACCCAGATCCCTGCACCCCAACACTGCTCTGCACCCAGCAGGGACCCCAG GAGGCTGCTGCTATGCCCATCCTGTGTGACCACCCCAGACACAGGTAGGCTGGAGAGCACCACAGTGGCCAGCAACCACCCACTACAGGCAGCAAAG gcagaggatggCTCCCTTGGCAGTgaccctgtgctgggcaggaaTGAGCTTGACGCCCTCCTGGGTGAG GGTGCCTGGGACGGGATCCTGCAGTGGGCATTCCAAAGCATGGCACGGCCCCTTGCAGACACCCATGGGCTCTTCGCCTAG
- the LOC101868913 gene encoding uncharacterized protein: MESLDTEVRARKTLGTVEYVESSGFTQGILPTKKDVVQNMLYLLQPKRAGQAQRSKEDAAQLLAEHLQEHWLVCNLHTIATQNIKKLILKMYEEFTRLYQTRKQRQNQAFTERADKFNESSEKLFDVFCTDTQTRNKLEECSGIKMTSIEWKFLEDQRSERKMYYEDFTDKQELKMMDRRQKIQCLEHFRKLAREEKEGNKAKGMKFKSDEQSDEGTSVDESYPAEEENGGAPAFSLRGRRKRLCTTTPESTAMPLECQHIRMSIRRVRPGFYETVEKVKNC, translated from the coding sequence ATGGAATCACTGGATACTGAGGTGAGAGCACGGAAGACTCTGGGGACTGTTGAATATGTAGAGTCTTCAGGTTTCACCCAGGGAATACTGCCAACCAAGAAGGATGTGGTTCAGAACATGCTGTATTTACTGCAGCCCAAACGAGCTGGCCAGGCCCAGCGGTCCAAAGAGGATGCGGCCCAGTTGCTTGCAGAGCACCTGCAGGAGCACTGGCTGGTTTGCAACTTGCACACCATAGCGACACAAAATATAAAGAAACTTATCCTCAAAATGTACGAGGAGTTTACCCGATTGTATCAGaccaggaagcagagacagaaccaGGCTTTTACTGAGAGAGCAGACAAATTCAACGAGAGTTCAGAGAAGCTCTTTGACGTGTTTTGCACAGACACGCAGACAAGAAATAAACTGGAGGAGTGCAGTGGGATAAAAATGACTAGCATCGAGTGGAAATTCCTTGAAGATCAAAGAAGTGAGAGAAAAATGTACTATGAAGATTTCACAGACAAGCAAGAATTGAAGATGATGGACAGAAGACAAAAGATACAGTGTCTGGAGCACTTCAGAAAACTCgccagggaggagaaggaaggaaacaaagcgAAGGGAATGAAATTCAAAAGTGATGAGCAATCAGATGAAGGCACGAGTGTGGATGAATCCTACCCAGCTGAGGAGGAGAATGGCGGGGCCCCAGCTTTTTCACTACGGGGCAGAAGGAAGCGCCTGTGCACCACAACTCCTGAAAGCACTGCCATGCCACTGGAGTGCCAGCATATAAGAATGAGCATCAGGAGGGTTAGACCTGGTTTCTATGAGACTGTGGAGAAGGTCAAAAACTGCTAG